The window GGCGGTCGGACGGCGCTGCACGACCGGATCGGCGACCGTGCTCGGCGACCTGGCGCAGGGCACCACCCCGTGGGCCACGCGCAGTTGGGACGAGGCGCTGACCCACCTGGGCAAGCCGGAGGCGGTGCTGGAGGAGCTGACGGCGGGCTTCCGCGTGCCGCGCGAGGTGATCGCGTACGCCTCGCGGCTGCTGCCGGCGATCTCCCCCGGCCTGGCCCCCGTCTCCTCCGTCCGCGAGACCCCCGGCTCCCTGCTGATCGAGGAGACCGCCGACCCCGCCGACCTCACGGCCGCCGTCCTCGACGCCTGCCGCGCCTCCTTCGCGCACGAGGGCTCCATCGGCCTGATCGCGGCGGACGACCGCGTCCCGGAGCTCGCGGAGGCCCTGCGGGCGGCGGACATGCCGTACCTGGATCCCGGTGAGGAGACCACGGCGCAGTCCCGGTTGACGCTGGTGCCGGCGTCGCTGGCGAAGGGCCTGGAGTACGACTACGTGGTCCTGGACGAGCCGGGAGCCGTCGTCTCCGGCGAACCGGACGAGCGGACGGGGCTGCGGCGGCTGTACGTGTGCCTGACCCGCGCGGTCTCCGGACTCCGGGTGATCCACACGACCGGCGCCCTCCCGGAGGCCCTGACCGCTCCGTGACGGGCCCTCCCGGGGGCACGGGGACCTCGGCGCGCGGGCCACGGGACCAGGGACCGGGGCGCGTGCCCGGCCACGGGACCGGGCCACGGGGCCAGGGACCGGGGCGCGTGCCGATGGACCGCCCCCGGCCCGGGTCGCCGCGGTCAGCCCAGCGCCGTGCGCCACTCCGCGACCGCCGCCGGGGAGACCGGCCGGTCCCACCCGGAGGGACGGGCCGCACCGCCGATGTGGAAGGCGTCGACGCCCGCCTCGCGGAGCACCGGCAGGTGGGCCAGGGTGAGACCGCCGCCGACCAGGATGCGCGCCCCGTAGCCCGGCTCGCCGCCGCGCGCGGCCTCCGCCAGGAGCGTCGGCAGGCCCGCGTCGACGCCCGTCGCCGAACCCGCGGTGAGGTAGGTGTCCAGGCCCGGCAGATCGGCGAGCTCCTTGCGCAGGTGGTCCCGGTCGGCCGCCCGGTCGATGGCCCGGTGGAAGGTCCACGGGCAGCCGTCCAGCTCCGAGACGACCGCTTCCACGGTCGCGAGGTCGGGGCTGCCGTCCGGGTTCAGGAAGCCGAGGACGAACTCCCGGGCCCCTTCGGCCCGCAGCGCCCGCGCCTGCTCGACGAGGAGGTCGACCGGTCCGGCCGCGAAGCCGTCCGTGCGGCGGATCATCACGCGCAGCGGGATGTCGACCGCCGCCCGGATCGCCGCGAAGGTCTCGCGCGGCGGCGTGAGCCCGTCGGCGGCCATGTCGGTGACCAGCTCCAGTCGGTCCGCCCCACCGGCCTGGGCGGCGATCGCGTCCTCAGCGTCGAGGGCGATCACCTCCAGGAGCGCACGGTTGCTCATTCGATTCCATCCATCCTTCGGAGAACTGCCCGTATGTGACCCGTATGCGACCCAGATGAAAAATAGGTCTAGTCCAATATCCAGGGTACGGGCCT of the Streptomyces sp. NBC_01426 genome contains:
- a CDS encoding copper homeostasis protein CutC, whose translation is MSNRALLEVIALDAEDAIAAQAGGADRLELVTDMAADGLTPPRETFAAIRAAVDIPLRVMIRRTDGFAAGPVDLLVEQARALRAEGAREFVLGFLNPDGSPDLATVEAVVSELDGCPWTFHRAIDRAADRDHLRKELADLPGLDTYLTAGSATGVDAGLPTLLAEAARGGEPGYGARILVGGGLTLAHLPVLREAGVDAFHIGGAARPSGWDRPVSPAAVAEWRTALG